One window of Sphingomonas sp. KC8 genomic DNA carries:
- a CDS encoding MarR family winged helix-turn-helix transcriptional regulator → MDALVRYVRSGNPDLTNRQMALLMTVYLQSGPHTVRGLAHMLHVSKPVVTRALNTLGALGYLRRERDESDRRNIFVARTDKGAEFLASFGNLITGGTGQPDQRKAGSTAD, encoded by the coding sequence ATGGATGCGCTGGTGCGCTATGTCCGTTCGGGCAACCCCGATCTAACCAATCGCCAGATGGCCCTGCTGATGACTGTCTATCTGCAATCCGGGCCGCATACGGTGCGCGGCCTGGCCCATATGCTGCATGTATCGAAGCCCGTTGTCACACGCGCCTTGAACACGCTTGGCGCACTCGGCTATCTGCGCCGGGAACGGGACGAGTCCGACCGGCGCAACATCTTCGTCGCGCGCACGGACAAGGGAGCGGAATTTCTTGCAAGCTTCGGAAACCTCATCACGGGCGGCACAGGCCAGCCCGACCAACGGAAAGCCGGCAGCACGGCGGACTGA
- the dcd gene encoding dCTP deaminase, with translation MSIMSDKWIRERAQADGMIEPFVEAQRRDGCISYGLSSYGYDARVADEFKIFTNVDSATVDPKNFASNSFVDRKTDVCVIPPNSFVLARTVEYFRVPRDVLVICLGKSTYARCGIIVNVTPLEPGWEGHVTLEFSNTTPLPAKVYANEGACQFLFLQGNEPCEVSYADRAGKYMGQRGVTLPRL, from the coding sequence ATGTCCATCATGTCCGACAAGTGGATCCGCGAACGCGCGCAAGCCGACGGGATGATCGAGCCGTTCGTCGAAGCGCAGCGCCGCGACGGCTGCATCAGCTACGGCCTGTCATCCTATGGCTATGACGCGCGGGTGGCCGACGAGTTCAAGATCTTCACCAACGTCGATTCGGCGACGGTGGACCCTAAGAACTTTGCGTCGAACAGCTTCGTCGATCGCAAGACCGACGTATGCGTGATCCCGCCCAACAGCTTTGTCCTCGCCCGTACGGTGGAATATTTCCGCGTGCCGCGCGATGTACTGGTCATCTGCCTCGGCAAATCGACCTATGCGCGCTGCGGCATCATCGTGAACGTCACCCCGCTGGAACCCGGCTGGGAAGGCCATGTCACGCTGGAATTTTCCAACACCACACCGCTGCCGGCCAAGGTGTATGCCAATGAAGGCGCGTGCCAGTTCCTGTTCCTGCAGGGCAATGAGCCGTGCGAGGTGAGCTATGCCGACCGCGCCGGCAAATATATGGGCCAGCGCGGCGTTACCCTGCCCCGCCTTTAG
- a CDS encoding replicative DNA helicase codes for MAEPMRLMPAVSADAPELPRNVEAEAALLGALMIDNRLTEDVQVRLRSDHFYEAVHGRIYDAILKLADRNMVANPVTLRPMFEGDEAMRELGGPGYLAQLTGSGAALIGARDFATQIYDLALLRELIGVGRNMVVSALDTSESVDPKGQIEAAEVALYRVAEEGGEQGSVKSFAQATKVAVENAERALNSGGHVSGITTGLDSVNARMGGLHRSDLIILAGRPGMGKTSLATNIAFNAAIRRVRDRQDGIPDEKSVGAGVAFFSLEMSADQLATRILAEQAEISSQKLRMGDISHHDFRNLARAAAELESLPLYIDDTPGLTIAALRTRARRLKRQRGIDMIVVDYLQLLQGSGNSRDGNRVQEISEISRGLKQLAKELHVPVIALSQLSRAVEQRENKRPMLSDLRESGSIEQDADIVWFVYREEYYINFEKPKEASVEVGDDAGSVAAFDAWMKRMEDAHGLAELVIAKNRHGATATVTMKFESKFTKFTDLADDRQRPDR; via the coding sequence ATGGCCGAACCCATGAGATTGATGCCCGCGGTGTCCGCGGATGCCCCTGAACTGCCCCGCAACGTCGAGGCTGAAGCCGCCTTGCTGGGCGCGCTGATGATCGACAACCGGTTGACCGAAGATGTGCAGGTGCGCCTGCGGTCCGACCATTTTTACGAAGCGGTTCATGGCCGTATCTACGACGCCATCCTGAAACTGGCCGATCGCAACATGGTCGCCAACCCGGTAACCTTGCGGCCGATGTTCGAAGGCGACGAAGCCATGCGCGAGCTTGGCGGGCCGGGCTATCTCGCGCAGTTGACGGGCAGTGGCGCCGCGCTGATCGGCGCGCGCGATTTTGCGACCCAGATTTACGATCTGGCGCTGCTGCGCGAACTGATCGGTGTCGGCCGCAACATGGTGGTCAGCGCGCTCGATACCAGCGAATCGGTTGATCCCAAGGGGCAGATCGAGGCCGCCGAAGTGGCGCTCTACCGGGTTGCCGAAGAAGGCGGCGAACAGGGCAGCGTCAAAAGTTTCGCCCAGGCCACCAAGGTTGCGGTGGAAAATGCCGAACGCGCGCTCAATTCGGGCGGCCATGTCTCGGGCATCACCACCGGCCTCGATAGCGTGAATGCCCGGATGGGCGGCCTGCATCGTTCGGATCTTATCATCCTTGCCGGCCGACCGGGCATGGGCAAGACATCGCTTGCCACCAACATCGCCTTCAACGCCGCGATCCGGCGGGTGCGCGATCGTCAGGATGGCATTCCTGATGAAAAGTCGGTCGGCGCGGGTGTCGCTTTCTTCAGCCTCGAAATGTCGGCGGATCAGCTGGCCACCCGTATTCTGGCCGAGCAGGCGGAAATCAGTTCGCAGAAGCTGCGCATGGGTGACATCAGCCACCATGATTTCCGCAATCTGGCGCGCGCGGCGGCCGAACTCGAAAGCCTGCCGCTTTATATCGATGATACCCCCGGCCTTACCATCGCCGCGCTGCGCACCCGCGCCCGCCGGCTGAAACGCCAGCGCGGTATCGACATGATCGTCGTCGATTACCTCCAGTTGCTGCAAGGATCGGGCAATTCGCGCGATGGCAATCGTGTGCAGGAAATTTCGGAAATCAGCCGTGGTCTCAAGCAGTTGGCGAAGGAACTCCATGTTCCGGTGATCGCGCTGTCCCAGCTCAGCCGTGCGGTCGAACAGCGCGAAAACAAGCGGCCGATGCTGTCGGATCTTCGCGAATCCGGATCGATCGAACAGGACGCCGATATCGTCTGGTTCGTGTATCGCGAGGAATATTACATCAACTTCGAAAAGCCGAAGGAAGCGTCGGTCGAGGTTGGCGACGATGCCGGATCGGTCGCGGCCTTCGATGCCTGGATGAAGCGGATGGAAGACGCGCATGGCCTGGCCGAACTCGTCATCGCCAAGAACCGCCACGGCGCCACCGCGACGGTGACGATGAAGTTCGAAAGCAAGTTCACCAAGTTCACCGATCTGGCCGATGATCGCCAGCGCCCCGATCGCTAG
- a CDS encoding HlyD family secretion protein, with protein sequence MNEMTSIAADSATEIAADPRPWWRLPLMLLVPALLLAGGIWLWATSGRTVSTDNAQVGADIISISPEVGGLITEVNVRENQQVKKGDLLFRIDPAPYRIALAQAEAAVGNARIQVNELSSNYVSKSADIGAMASDVQLAQENFQRQKDLLDKGFTTRASFDQARAALASAQAKRAVASADASAAQAMLGTGSGGLHPQIAAAVASRDKAALDLARTEIRAPADGVVVQVDKLQPGSTAIASLTSVTLVSGGHYWVDANFKETQLAKVRVGQRADIEFDSMRGQECAAHVASIGSGTGSQFSMLPAQNATGNWVKVTQRVPVRLMLDCKPDRPLVAGSSANVTVHVAD encoded by the coding sequence ATGAACGAAATGACATCCATCGCTGCGGATAGCGCGACTGAAATCGCCGCCGATCCCCGCCCGTGGTGGCGCCTGCCGCTGATGCTGCTGGTGCCGGCGCTGCTGCTGGCCGGCGGCATCTGGCTGTGGGCGACGAGCGGGCGGACCGTATCGACCGACAACGCGCAGGTTGGCGCGGATATCATCAGCATCTCACCGGAAGTTGGCGGGCTGATCACCGAAGTGAACGTGCGTGAAAACCAGCAGGTCAAGAAAGGCGATCTGCTGTTCCGCATCGATCCCGCCCCTTACCGCATCGCACTGGCGCAGGCCGAAGCCGCAGTGGGCAACGCCCGCATCCAGGTGAACGAACTATCCAGTAACTATGTCTCCAAATCGGCGGACATCGGCGCGATGGCATCCGACGTTCAACTCGCACAGGAAAATTTCCAGCGGCAGAAAGACTTGCTCGACAAGGGCTTCACCACCCGCGCCAGTTTCGATCAGGCGCGCGCGGCACTTGCCTCCGCGCAGGCCAAGCGCGCCGTCGCCTCGGCCGACGCCAGCGCCGCGCAGGCGATGCTGGGTACCGGATCGGGCGGCTTGCACCCCCAGATCGCCGCCGCTGTCGCATCGCGTGACAAGGCAGCACTCGACCTTGCCCGCACCGAAATACGCGCGCCGGCGGATGGCGTCGTCGTTCAGGTCGACAAGCTCCAGCCCGGTTCAACCGCAATCGCATCGCTGACCAGCGTCACGCTGGTGTCCGGCGGGCATTATTGGGTCGATGCCAATTTCAAGGAAACCCAGCTCGCCAAGGTCCGCGTCGGCCAGCGCGCCGATATCGAATTCGATTCGATGCGCGGCCAGGAATGCGCAGCGCATGTCGCCAGCATCGGATCGGGCACCGGTTCGCAATTTTCGATGCTGCCGGCCCAGAATGCCACCGGCAACTGGGTGAAAGTGACGCAGCGCGTGCCTGTCCGCCTGATGCTGGATTGCAAGCCGGATCGTCCGCTCGTCGCCGGATCAAGCGCGAACGTGACGGTTCACGTCGCCGATTGA
- a CDS encoding C40 family peptidase: MHLDPRIHAVRKDIADIELADRVFAPHYAAAEIGRVIVPSVALRAAPSPAAAAVSQLVSGEGFAVIDNEGGWAWGYGLHDHYVGYVPSDALGDAAEPDHVVTAASALVFAEADIKAPVVATLPIGSRFAATAEGPFLKSAIGYVHARHAVATTATESDPVAVAERLIGQPYRWGGRGGDGVDCSGLVQTAMALCGVAVPRDTDQQREIGVELADGELLKRGDLVFFPGHVGLMADAETLVHANAHWMAVVREPLADVVARLKPDHDQPIIARRRVLP, translated from the coding sequence GTGCATCTGGACCCGCGCATCCACGCCGTTCGCAAGGACATCGCCGATATCGAACTCGCCGATCGTGTTTTCGCGCCGCATTATGCGGCAGCCGAAATCGGCCGGGTGATCGTCCCCTCCGTTGCGTTGCGCGCGGCGCCGTCACCGGCGGCGGCGGCGGTTTCCCAGCTCGTTTCGGGCGAAGGCTTTGCCGTCATCGACAATGAAGGCGGCTGGGCATGGGGCTATGGCCTGCACGACCATTATGTCGGCTATGTGCCGTCCGACGCCCTAGGCGACGCGGCGGAGCCGGATCATGTCGTCACGGCGGCATCGGCGCTGGTGTTCGCCGAAGCCGACATCAAGGCCCCCGTCGTCGCCACCTTGCCGATCGGCAGCCGCTTTGCCGCGACAGCCGAAGGGCCGTTCCTGAAAAGCGCGATCGGCTATGTCCATGCCCGCCATGCCGTAGCCACCACGGCCACGGAATCCGACCCCGTGGCCGTCGCCGAACGGCTGATCGGCCAGCCCTATCGCTGGGGCGGGCGCGGTGGCGACGGCGTCGATTGTTCCGGTCTCGTGCAGACCGCGATGGCGTTGTGCGGCGTTGCCGTCCCGCGCGATACCGATCAGCAGCGCGAAATCGGTGTCGAACTGGCTGACGGCGAGTTGCTGAAGCGCGGCGACCTTGTGTTCTTCCCCGGCCATGTCGGGCTGATGGCCGATGCAGAAACGCTGGTCCACGCCAACGCCCATTGGATGGCGGTGGTGCGTGAGCCGCTGGCCGATGTCGTCGCCCGATTGAAGCCCGACCACGATCAACCCATTATCGCGCGGCGGAGAGTGCTGCCATGA
- a CDS encoding MarR family winged helix-turn-helix transcriptional regulator, whose product MATNLTESIGFLLHDTARIFRYRFDARARALGVTRQQWRALFHISRNEGLNQAELADHLEVERITLCRMIDRLAEAGLVERRADPRDRRVWRLHLLPPAHAIVEKLSEIGLEMEQETTNALGETHRNELVDSLKRLREALREDGRKQVA is encoded by the coding sequence ATGGCTACTAATCTCACCGAGAGCATCGGCTTTCTGCTGCACGATACGGCACGGATTTTCCGTTACCGCTTCGACGCGCGGGCGCGGGCACTTGGCGTCACGCGCCAGCAATGGCGTGCGCTGTTTCATATTTCCCGCAACGAAGGGTTGAATCAGGCCGAATTGGCCGATCACCTCGAAGTCGAACGGATTACGCTGTGCCGGATGATCGATCGGCTGGCCGAAGCCGGGCTGGTCGAACGGCGCGCCGACCCCCGCGATCGGCGGGTTTGGCGGCTTCATCTGCTGCCGCCCGCCCACGCCATTGTCGAAAAACTGTCCGAAATTGGCCTGGAAATGGAACAGGAAACAACAAACGCGCTTGGTGAAACGCATCGAAATGAATTGGTTGACAGTTTGAAGCGCCTCCGCGAGGCGCTGCGCGAAGACGGGCGGAAACAGGTTGCATGA
- the rimO gene encoding 30S ribosomal protein S12 methylthiotransferase RimO, whose protein sequence is MATTLPSPPKIGMVSLGCPKALVDSERILTKLRSDGYEMSGNYDDADVVLVNTCGFLDSAKEESLEAIGEAIAENGRVIVTGCMGNEAEVIRKRFPGVLAVTGPHQYEAVVGAVHEAAPVPPSPFLNLVPERDLKLTPRHYSYLKISEGCNHRCAFCIIPSIRGDLVSRRPDAILREAEKLVEAGTKELLVISQDTSAYGVDIKHQPRAWKGGEVRAHMTDLARELGKLGAWVRLHYVYPYPHVDQVIPLMAEGLVLPYLDIPFQHASPNVLKAMKRPANEAKVLDRLKSWRAICPDIAVRSSFVVGFPGETEEDFQYLLDWLDEAQLDRVGAFRFEPVEGAAANLLPNPVPEAVKEERYARIMEKTAAISAAKQQAKIGRTLDVIIDAVDAEDGGATGRSKADAPEIDGEVHLRDAGHMKAGDIVRVLIEDADEHDLFGVEAGLA, encoded by the coding sequence ATGGCAACAACACTCCCCTCCCCGCCGAAAATCGGCATGGTTTCGCTCGGCTGTCCCAAGGCTTTGGTCGACAGCGAACGGATTCTCACCAAACTGCGTTCGGACGGCTACGAGATGTCCGGCAATTATGACGATGCCGACGTCGTGCTGGTCAACACTTGTGGCTTCCTCGATTCGGCGAAGGAAGAAAGCCTGGAAGCCATTGGCGAGGCAATCGCCGAAAATGGACGCGTCATCGTCACCGGCTGCATGGGCAATGAGGCGGAGGTGATCCGCAAGCGTTTCCCCGGCGTCCTCGCGGTCACCGGCCCGCATCAATATGAAGCGGTGGTGGGTGCGGTACATGAAGCGGCTCCCGTGCCGCCATCACCATTCCTCAATCTGGTGCCGGAACGCGATCTCAAGCTGACGCCGCGCCACTACAGCTATTTGAAGATTTCCGAAGGCTGCAACCATCGCTGCGCCTTTTGCATCATCCCATCGATCCGTGGCGATCTTGTCAGCCGCCGGCCCGATGCGATCCTGCGCGAAGCCGAAAAGCTGGTCGAGGCGGGCACGAAGGAACTGCTGGTCATCAGCCAGGACACGTCGGCTTATGGCGTCGACATCAAGCACCAGCCCCGCGCCTGGAAGGGCGGCGAGGTGCGCGCCCACATGACCGATCTGGCCCGCGAACTGGGCAAGCTCGGCGCATGGGTGCGGCTGCACTACGTCTACCCTTACCCCCATGTCGATCAGGTCATTCCGCTGATGGCCGAAGGGCTGGTGCTGCCATATCTGGATATTCCGTTCCAGCACGCATCCCCCAATGTGCTGAAGGCAATGAAGCGCCCGGCAAACGAAGCCAAGGTGCTCGATCGTCTGAAATCATGGCGTGCGATCTGCCCGGACATCGCTGTCCGTTCGTCTTTCGTCGTGGGTTTCCCCGGCGAAACCGAGGAAGATTTCCAATATCTGCTCGACTGGCTGGATGAAGCACAGCTCGATCGCGTCGGCGCTTTCCGCTTCGAACCGGTCGAGGGCGCAGCCGCGAACCTTCTGCCCAATCCGGTACCGGAAGCGGTGAAGGAAGAACGTTACGCACGGATCATGGAAAAGACCGCCGCGATCTCGGCCGCCAAGCAACAGGCGAAAATCGGCCGCACGCTGGACGTGATCATCGATGCGGTCGACGCCGAAGATGGCGGTGCTACCGGCCGGTCCAAGGCCGACGCACCCGAAATCGACGGCGAGGTCCATCTGCGCGATGCCGGCCATATGAAAGCCGGCGATATCGTCCGCGTGCTGATCGAGGACGCTGACGAACATGATCTGTTCGGAGTCGAGGCGGGGCTGGCATAA
- a CDS encoding UPF0262 family protein, whose protein sequence is MADPRIIAVDLDDKTIIWRNADVEQERRIAIFDLLEGNHFRPERDYPEGYAGPFRIALRVEEGRLAIDILSEDEQRLETLILGLGRFRRPIKDYFAICDNYYQAIRQATPQQIETVDMARRGIHNDAAELLKERLQGKIDVDFDTARRLFTLICVLHIRG, encoded by the coding sequence ATGGCCGATCCGCGCATCATCGCCGTCGATCTCGACGACAAGACGATTATCTGGCGCAATGCCGATGTCGAGCAGGAACGGCGGATCGCGATCTTCGACCTGCTCGAAGGCAATCATTTCCGGCCCGAACGCGACTATCCTGAAGGCTATGCCGGCCCATTCCGCATCGCCCTGCGGGTGGAAGAAGGGCGGCTGGCGATCGATATCCTCAGCGAGGACGAACAACGGCTGGAAACGCTGATCCTCGGGCTTGGTCGCTTTCGCCGCCCGATCAAGGATTATTTCGCGATCTGCGACAACTATTATCAGGCGATCCGCCAGGCGACGCCACAGCAGATCGAAACCGTCGACATGGCCCGGCGCGGCATCCACAACGACGCGGCCGAACTTCTGAAGGAACGGCTGCAGGGCAAGATCGACGTCGATTTCGATACGGCGCGGCGCCTGTTCACCCTGATCTGCGTGCTCCACATCCGTGGCTGA
- a CDS encoding retroviral-like aspartic protease family protein, protein MLLGILAATAGALLPPVAAPVPPAVIAAPPAVVAGAETPQALATAQDAAQRMTVGVMVNGKGPYPFAIDTGSDRTAVARSLSDRLDLPKGRPATMHSMGGANQIGTALIASLQIGSNEVLDVRAPVLADQNLGVSGLLGIDGLANQRIEMDFIAGTMHVYPSRVTPEKVEPGTITVTARRKYGQLILVDADIDGEKVNVILDSGAQVSVGNDALRRKLTRKGKQGGVRQITLVDVAGRQIDAEMGMLPRMRIGGLRVEGLSIAWTEAHPFKIFGLSKKPAMLLGMDLLRSFERVSVDFGNKKVRFMPREQGRRGLARGDAAKGGAG, encoded by the coding sequence ATGCTTCTCGGGATTCTTGCGGCGACAGCGGGTGCGTTACTCCCTCCCGTCGCGGCGCCTGTTCCGCCAGCGGTGATCGCCGCGCCGCCGGCCGTTGTCGCGGGCGCCGAAACACCCCAGGCGCTCGCTACCGCACAGGATGCTGCGCAGCGGATGACGGTGGGGGTGATGGTCAACGGCAAGGGGCCTTACCCGTTCGCGATCGATACCGGGTCGGATCGGACGGCCGTCGCCCGCAGCCTGTCCGATCGGCTTGATCTGCCCAAGGGCAGGCCCGCGACGATGCACAGCATGGGCGGGGCGAACCAGATCGGCACGGCGCTGATCGCCAGCCTGCAGATTGGCAGCAATGAGGTGCTGGATGTGCGGGCGCCCGTGCTCGCCGATCAGAATCTGGGTGTTTCCGGACTGCTCGGGATTGACGGCCTTGCCAATCAGCGGATCGAGATGGATTTCATTGCCGGCACGATGCACGTCTATCCGTCGCGGGTGACGCCGGAAAAGGTGGAGCCGGGGACGATCACCGTCACCGCGCGGCGCAAATATGGCCAGTTGATCCTGGTCGATGCCGACATCGATGGCGAAAAGGTCAATGTGATCCTCGATTCCGGCGCGCAGGTGTCGGTCGGCAACGATGCCTTGCGCCGCAAGCTGACGCGCAAGGGCAAGCAGGGCGGCGTGCGCCAGATCACTCTGGTCGACGTTGCGGGCCGGCAGATCGACGCGGAAATGGGCATGCTGCCGCGGATGCGGATCGGCGGCCTGCGCGTCGAAGGCCTGTCGATCGCATGGACCGAGGCGCATCCGTTCAAGATATTCGGCCTGTCGAAGAAGCCGGCGATGCTGCTGGGCATGGATCTGCTGCGCAGTTTCGAACGCGTGTCGGTCGATTTTGGCAACAAGAAGGTTCGCTTCATGCCGCGCGAACAAGGCCGGCGCGGCCTTGCCCGGGGCGATGCGGCTAAAGGCGGGGCAGGGTAA
- a CDS encoding leucyl aminopeptidase family protein produces the protein MTDFAALLQADRGQPAHLIHTVHKDGFEDWLTGQPERTRVALDAALFKGKPEQFALIPGAKPEDWSAVIGVPEQNGPWNLAGAAAKLPAGTYRLADGDSGPAALGWLLAHHRFDRYRSEAEPIPQRVLLTADPARIAEVVRQAAAVALVRDLVDTPASDMGPAELASAVEAIANANGANFTVIQGDALAQGYPMIAAVGRAATRARAPRLIELEWGDAAHPRVALVGKGVCFDSGGLDIKPSAGMLLMKKDMGGAAHALALASLIMQAGLPVRLHLLIPAVENAVAAEAFRPGDVLSSRKGISVEIGNTDAEGRLVLGDALARAAEHDPALIIDFATLTGAARVALGPDLPAMFANDETLASDLIAAATLASDPIWRLPLWAGYADMLKSTVADINNAGEGGMAGSVTAALFLQKFVPATTAWAHFDTFAWRPSAKPGRPRGGEALGLRAAWEMLRTRYAG, from the coding sequence ATGACAGACTTTGCCGCGCTCCTACAGGCCGATCGGGGGCAACCCGCCCATCTCATCCACACCGTCCATAAGGACGGTTTCGAGGATTGGCTGACCGGGCAGCCCGAACGGACGCGGGTGGCGCTGGATGCCGCACTGTTCAAAGGCAAGCCGGAACAGTTCGCGTTGATCCCCGGCGCAAAGCCCGAAGACTGGTCTGCTGTTATCGGCGTACCCGAACAGAACGGCCCATGGAATCTGGCGGGCGCAGCGGCAAAGCTCCCCGCTGGCACCTATCGTCTCGCCGATGGGGATTCCGGACCTGCGGCGCTGGGCTGGCTGCTCGCCCATCATCGCTTCGACCGCTATCGCAGCGAAGCCGAACCCATTCCCCAGCGCGTGTTGCTGACGGCCGATCCCGCACGCATCGCGGAGGTGGTGCGGCAGGCCGCTGCCGTCGCCCTCGTCCGCGATCTGGTTGATACACCGGCCAGCGACATGGGGCCGGCCGAACTGGCATCCGCCGTGGAGGCGATCGCCAACGCCAACGGCGCGAATTTCACCGTCATCCAGGGCGACGCGCTGGCGCAGGGTTATCCGATGATCGCCGCCGTCGGGCGCGCGGCCACCCGCGCACGCGCGCCGCGCCTGATCGAACTGGAATGGGGCGATGCCGCCCATCCCCGCGTCGCATTGGTCGGCAAGGGCGTCTGCTTCGATTCGGGCGGTCTCGATATCAAGCCCTCAGCGGGCATGCTGCTGATGAAAAAGGATATGGGCGGGGCCGCGCATGCGCTGGCCCTGGCATCCCTTATCATGCAGGCCGGATTGCCGGTACGCCTCCATCTGCTGATCCCCGCCGTCGAAAATGCGGTCGCGGCGGAAGCCTTTCGCCCCGGCGACGTGCTTTCCAGCCGCAAGGGCATCAGCGTCGAAATCGGCAACACGGACGCCGAAGGCCGCCTGGTGCTGGGCGATGCGCTGGCCCGCGCGGCGGAACATGATCCCGCGCTGATCATCGATTTCGCCACGCTCACCGGCGCGGCACGCGTCGCACTTGGCCCTGATCTGCCAGCCATGTTCGCCAATGACGAGACGCTTGCCAGCGACCTGATCGCCGCAGCCACCCTGGCATCCGATCCGATCTGGCGACTGCCTTTGTGGGCCGGCTACGCCGATATGCTCAAATCCACGGTGGCCGACATCAACAATGCCGGCGAAGGGGGAATGGCCGGATCGGTGACGGCCGCGCTGTTCCTGCAAAAATTCGTTCCTGCGACAACGGCTTGGGCACATTTCGATACGTTCGCGTGGCGCCCGTCCGCCAAACCTGGCCGGCCACGTGGCGGGGAAGCGCTGGGCCTACGCGCCGCGTGGGAGATGCTACGCACGCGTTATGCCGGCTGA
- the argC gene encoding N-acetyl-gamma-glutamyl-phosphate reductase, which translates to MTVKIFIDGAAGTTGLEIRERLADRSDVTLVTIAEDRRKDASARAEALNAADAVILCLPDDAAREAVSLIENPATRVIDASTAHRTAPGWTYGFAEVEPERRAELATATRVSNPGCYPTGFLALVRPLVRAGLLSADAPLSVNATSGYSGGGKAMIAAFEQADAPDATDTAFRIYALGLGHKHVPEMQSHAGLAHPPIFLPAVARTYRGMLVEVPIHPVWLKGDLAAVREALVEAYRESPVVRVDTGDHGVLSLEQAAGTDRLELFAFGHAATGQIRLVAALDNLGKGAGGAAVQNLNLMCGLGETAGLRL; encoded by the coding sequence ATGACCGTCAAGATCTTCATCGACGGTGCCGCCGGCACCACTGGCCTTGAGATTCGCGAGCGGCTGGCCGATCGCAGCGACGTGACACTCGTCACCATCGCCGAAGACCGGCGCAAGGATGCCTCTGCCCGCGCAGAAGCGCTGAACGCTGCCGACGCGGTGATCCTGTGCCTGCCCGATGACGCCGCCCGTGAAGCCGTGTCGCTGATCGAAAACCCGGCAACGCGGGTGATCGACGCATCGACCGCGCACCGCACCGCGCCGGGCTGGACCTATGGCTTTGCCGAGGTCGAACCCGAACGCCGCGCCGAACTCGCCACCGCGACCCGCGTGTCGAACCCTGGCTGCTACCCCACCGGTTTCCTCGCGCTCGTCCGTCCACTCGTCCGCGCCGGGCTGCTGTCGGCGGATGCGCCGCTCAGCGTCAACGCGACGTCGGGCTATTCGGGTGGCGGCAAGGCGATGATCGCCGCGTTCGAACAGGCCGATGCGCCGGACGCGACCGATACGGCATTCCGTATCTATGCGCTGGGCCTTGGCCACAAGCATGTACCCGAAATGCAGAGCCATGCCGGGCTTGCCCATCCGCCGATCTTCCTGCCCGCCGTCGCGCGCACCTATCGCGGCATGCTGGTCGAAGTACCGATCCATCCCGTATGGCTGAAGGGCGATCTGGCCGCCGTGCGCGAAGCACTGGTGGAAGCATATCGCGAAAGCCCCGTCGTGCGTGTCGACACCGGCGACCACGGCGTGCTGTCACTCGAACAAGCGGCCGGCACCGATCGGCTGGAATTGTTCGCGTTCGGCCATGCCGCCACCGGCCAGATCCGGCTGGTCGCCGCACTCGACAATCTGGGCAAGGGTGCCGGCGGCGCGGCGGTGCAGAACCTCAACCTGATGTGCGGCCTGGGCGAAACGGCCGGGCTGCGCCTGTAA
- a CDS encoding cytidine deaminase, whose protein sequence is MAEVDLADIAGAVLIDAAREAAANAYAPYSRFAVGAALLLDDGTIIPGTNMENASYGLSLCAETVALAAANTAGRLRDVVAIGIVGGRKTRGGLDGSDPVRPCGRCRQMLNEAAQIGGRDIIVHCASGDGGAIERHLLSELLPHAFGPADLDLH, encoded by the coding sequence GTGGCTGAGGTCGATCTGGCCGACATTGCCGGCGCGGTGCTGATCGACGCCGCGCGCGAGGCGGCCGCCAACGCCTATGCCCCCTATTCGCGGTTCGCGGTCGGCGCGGCGCTGCTGCTGGACGATGGCACGATCATCCCCGGCACCAACATGGAAAATGCCAGCTACGGCCTGTCGCTGTGCGCCGAAACCGTGGCGCTGGCCGCCGCCAACACCGCCGGCCGGCTGCGCGACGTGGTGGCGATCGGCATCGTCGGCGGGCGCAAGACGCGCGGCGGGCTGGACGGATCCGACCCGGTGCGCCCGTGCGGCCGCTGCCGGCAGATGCTGAACGAAGCCGCGCAGATCGGCGGACGCGACATCATCGTCCACTGCGCATCGGGCGATGGCGGCGCGATCGAACGGCATCTGTTGTCGGAATTGCTGCCGCATGCGTTCGGCCCCGCCGACCTCGACTTGCATTAA